Genomic segment of Verrucomicrobiia bacterium:
TGCGACGCCGGGCTTGCCGCGCCTTACATCTCCGCGGGCGCGGTCATCGAAAACATGCGCGTCGCGGCCACGAAAACCGGGCGCGGCGCCGCGTGCTATTACTTTCCCGATCCTGACGAGCCGTTTCTCGTGGCGCGCGTTGCCCTGCGTCCGGACTTTGCTTCCGAGCACGCGCATTTCGCATGCCTCGACAAGCGCCACACCAACCGGCGCTTTTACGACACGGACAAGCCGCTCAGTCCCGCGATTCTGCAGGCGCTGGAAAAAACCGTTCCGGGCGGCGGCTTCCGCCTCCTTTTCAAAACCCGGCAGGACGCGGATTTTTCCGCGCTTGCCTCGCTCACCGGCGAAGCCGACCAGCTGCGTTTCGAAGTCAAACGGCTGCACCGCGAGCTCATGAACGTGATGCGTTTTGACAGCGCGTCCGCGGCCGGTTCCCGCGACGGGCTCAGCATCCCGAGCCTTGATGCAGGCCCCGCGGCCTCGCTCGTCTTTCCCCTGATCCGCGATTGGAACCGCCTGCAATTTCTGAATAAGCTGGGCATGAGCTACTCGTTCAATCTCTTCGCAAAAATGCAGATGCTGTCTTCGCAGGCCGCCGCGCTGCTGGTAAGCCCGGGAAAAAGCGCCAAAAATTACGTGGCCGGCGGCGAAATCCTGCAGCGGGTGTGGCATGAAGCCACGCGGCTGGGCCTCGCGTTCCAGCCCATGGAAGCGCTGCCTATTTTCATCATCAACCAGGAGCTGACCGGCGGCCAGGACCTTTCACGCGCGCAGAACAAAAAACTCGAAGCTTTGAAAGAATCGTTTCTCAAAATTTTCGGCGTGGACCCGGACAGCGGGCTCATCATGTTTTTCCGAGTGGGATTCGCGCCGGACCCGAGCGCGCTCTCCCTGCGGCGGCCGCTGGAGTCATTCTGGATGGACGCCCCGGAACATGCGCACGAAAAACTGGCGGGATAAAGGAGAAACCATGCAAGTTCCGGATTTTAATTACGATCAGGCTTTCGATCGCAATCTCGGCTGGCTTACGCCGGAAGAGCAGGCAAAACTTCGCCGCTCGTGCGTGGCCATCGCGGGGGTGGGCGGAGCCGGCGGCTTTCAGGCGCAGGCGCTGGCGCGGCTCGGTATAGGCAGCTTCAAGATCGCGGACCCCGACCATTTCGAGCTTACGAATTTCAATCGCCAGATCGGCGCGTCCTGCGGCACGCTCGGCCAGTCCAAGACCGAAGTCACACGCGACATGATCCTCTCCATCAACCCCACGGCCAAGATCGAGATGTTTCCCAAAGGGATCGACGCCGGCAATATCGACGCCTTTCTCGAAGGCGTGGACCTCGTGCTGGACGGCATCGATTTTTACGCGCTGGAGGCCAAACTCCTGCTTTTTAAGGCCAGCCGCGAAAAAGGAATCGCGGCGATCACGTCCTGCCCGCTCGGCTTCGGCGCCTCGCTCATGGTTTTCCAGTCCGGTGGCATGAGCTTTGAAGACTATCTTGATCTGCGGCCGGAAATGACGCCCGAAGACCGGCAATTCGCGCTCGCCTTCGGGCTTTCGCCCACGCCGCTTTGCCTGCGCTACATGAACAACAGGGCCTCCGACCTTTCCTCGGGCCGCGCCGCGAGCGTGGTGCCGGGACTCATGCTGGTCGGCGCGCTCGCCGCGTCCGAAGCGGTCAAATGCCTGACCGGAAAAGGGAAAGTGCTCTCGGCGCCTCACGTTTACCAGACCGATCTCCTGACGCAAAAGACCGTGAGAAAATATTATCCCGGCGGCATGAAGCATCCGCTCATGAAATTGAAAAAAGGGATCATCCTGAAATTTTTCCTGCCGCGCAAAAAAGCGGCTTCCGAAACCGCGTCGCCCGAGGCGGCCGAACCCCGGGAGAACGCGCTGCGGCCATGAGACGATTTTTTCTGATCCTCGCCTTCCTTTGTTTGAGCCGGCCTGCCTTTGCCGAAGGCCCGGACGTTTCCAAGATGCTGGCCGACATGGACCAGGTGCTGCGCGGCCATTCTCACGACATGACGGTCACGCTTCACGTCAAGACGGCGCAATGGGAGCGCGATTACAAAATCCGCGTATGGATGAAAGGCGTGGACTTCACCTTCGCACGCGTCTTGTCGCCGTCGAAGGTAGAAGGGCAGGGTTTTCTGCGGCTGCAGTCGCGGCTGTGGCAGTATCTTCCCACCGCGGAGCGGACGATCCTGATCCCGCCGTCGCTCATGCTGGATGACTTCATGGGCAGCGATTTTTCCAACGACGATTTCGTGAAGCTCAGTTACCTGCCGCGCGATTATGACGGAACCGTGGCCGGGGAAGAAACGCTCGACGGGTTCGAATGCTATCACCTTACGCTCACGCCGCATCCGGACGCGCCCGTCACTTACAGTAAGCTGGAAGTGTGGCTGAGAAAAAAAGATTCCGCGCCGGTCAAATGGGACTTTTACGACGAAAAAATGCGGCTCATCCGCACGCTGCATTACACGGACTTCAAACTGTTCGGCGAACGCGAGGTGCCTTCGGTGTGGCGCATGGAAAACCACGCGGAAAAGGATCATGAGACCACGCTCACGATCCAGGAAGCCAAGTTCGATCTCGAAATCCCGGATTCCCTTTTCACCCGTGAAAAACTGGAAAAATACCCCTGATGTTTCTCCTGAAGCTGGCCTTTCTCAACATCGGAAGAAATCCGCGGCGCTCGATGATTACCGTGCTTGCCGTGGGAGTGGGCCTCGCGGCGCTGATTTTCCTTTGGGCCTTCAGCGACGGCACCAATGAGCAGATGCGCGAAAATGTGATCCGGCTTTTCACAGGGCACGTGCAGGTGCATGCGAAGGATTTCGGCAAAAGGCTTTCGCCGGAATTGACCATCCCCGACCGCGCCGCGGTGCTGGAAAAAATCCGTTCGCTTCCAGGCGTCGTGGCCGTGACCGAGCGCGTCAAATGCGAGGCGCTTGTGGGCACGAGTGAAAATTCGCGCGGCATCCTGCTCATGGGCATTGACCCGGAGAAGGAAGCGGCCGCCACGGATTTGGAGAACTACGTTAAAAAAGGCGAGTTTTTACTGCCGTCGACCGACCGCGACATCCTGGTCGGCGACCTTCTCGCCGAAAAAATCAATTTGGCCGTGGGCGACAAAGTCGTGGTCATGACGCAAGCGATGGACGGCACACTTGCGGGCTATTCGTATCGCGTGCGCGGGCTCTTTCATACCGGGAGCCAGCAGGTGGACGAACTCACGGCCTATATTACGCTGAAATCCGCGCAGGACCTTCTCGGCACCGGCGCGGAAACGCACGAGATCGTGATCCGGCTCGACAACCGTCACCTCATTCCTTCGTTTATCGCGAGGCTCGGCCTCGGCACGGGATA
This window contains:
- a CDS encoding outer membrane lipoprotein-sorting protein produces the protein MRRFFLILAFLCLSRPAFAEGPDVSKMLADMDQVLRGHSHDMTVTLHVKTAQWERDYKIRVWMKGVDFTFARVLSPSKVEGQGFLRLQSRLWQYLPTAERTILIPPSLMLDDFMGSDFSNDDFVKLSYLPRDYDGTVAGEETLDGFECYHLTLTPHPDAPVTYSKLEVWLRKKDSAPVKWDFYDEKMRLIRTLHYTDFKLFGEREVPSVWRMENHAEKDHETTLTIQEAKFDLEIPDSLFTREKLEKYP
- a CDS encoding ThiF family adenylyltransferase — encoded protein: MQVPDFNYDQAFDRNLGWLTPEEQAKLRRSCVAIAGVGGAGGFQAQALARLGIGSFKIADPDHFELTNFNRQIGASCGTLGQSKTEVTRDMILSINPTAKIEMFPKGIDAGNIDAFLEGVDLVLDGIDFYALEAKLLLFKASREKGIAAITSCPLGFGASLMVFQSGGMSFEDYLDLRPEMTPEDRQFALAFGLSPTPLCLRYMNNRASDLSSGRAASVVPGLMLVGALAASEAVKCLTGKGKVLSAPHVYQTDLLTQKTVRKYYPGGMKHPLMKLKKGIILKFFLPRKKAASETASPEAAEPRENALRP
- a CDS encoding FtsX-like permease family protein, with translation MFLLKLAFLNIGRNPRRSMITVLAVGVGLAALIFLWAFSDGTNEQMRENVIRLFTGHVQVHAKDFGKRLSPELTIPDRAAVLEKIRSLPGVVAVTERVKCEALVGTSENSRGILLMGIDPEKEAAATDLENYVKKGEFLLPSTDRDILVGDLLAEKINLAVGDKVVVMTQAMDGTLAGYSYRVRGLFHTGSQQVDELTAYITLKSAQDLLGTGAETHEIVIRLDNRHLIPSFIARLGLGTGYEVLSWDQIVPEVEQWASWAEAIIRTILVAVMIVIGVSIMNTVLMSVYERTREFGVMMAVGTAPSQVVRLILLETLVLEALGILVGFAVGYLIVLYFGTVGIGFPELERAFSRSYMSTITYTRLEPTHVLQSISTLVLMTTGISFYPAWKAGQMEPVKAIYHSYA